The nucleotide sequence AGATCGGACAGTGCTTTCGAGCTTTCGATCTCACCTATTTTCTGTTTTTCCTGCACATTCGTGAACGGATCGATAAACCAGTCCAGAAAATAGACGTCTTGCAGCAGCCGCACCGAGTAGGCAGTAAAGCCCACGCGCCAGTGGTCAGCGGTCTGCTGAAACCACAGGTGTGATTTACTATAAACACGGTCCTGGGGAATTCGGGCTTCGAAATTCCCCATCATAAAGACAAGATCGTCAGGCATGATTCAAATTGCTGGGGGTCAGTTTTGCTCTAAACCCAAGGAGAAACGGGAGTTTTACCAGAGATTCAGACAAGGCAGGAATTTTCGCAATATACACTACTTAAATAGTAGAAACAGTTTATTCACGGGATGCAAGCAGGATTTCGCTATGAATATCGGGATCGAATAATTTTCTCCCAGAGACTCCGCAGACTCTGCACTGAACAGCAGTGGGCATGGTTTTAACGCAAGCGATATCAACCAACTGCAGTGACAGACCAAGCCTGTCTCTATCATAGGCAGAAGCCTCCACTTTTCCCTGCAGAAACAACGACTTTCTCACACTTCCCTGTGAACCGCCTGAAAAACAGGACCACGATGTATGGCTATAGTACCTACCTGCCCGTCTCTGAATGGACCTTGTTTCAGAAAGCTGGCGGGCGTTCATTTACGTCTCTGCTTTTAAACCACTTATTTTAAAGTCTATATATCATAAGATTTTATTTGACAGACATAAATTCAGTTGTACCATATTGTACGTACCTATTCACCTCATTCTCCTTTTCGGGATCTATTCAAGTTGTTATCAGCCAGCGAATTACTCGAGTCAACTTCCCTGCCCGATGGTCGCGAATCAAATTCGTCCCGTGCGAAATACGAACGCATTCAGGATCATCTCAAGAAACAGATTCTGGAAGGAAGTCTTCCGCCCGGCACGGCTCTCCCTTCCGAGCAGCAGCTGGCGACCCTGTTTGAAAGTGCCCGCAGTACGATTCGCCAGGCGATGGGCATGCTCGAACGGGAAGGACTGGTCAGCCGCGTTCAGGGAAAAGGGACGTTCGTGCATGAAAATGCGCGGCAACGGCTGGCGAGCGGACTGGATATTCTGGCTTTGGTGATTCCTGAAGTGTTATCGGGATACTACCCGTCTCTACAGCACAGCTTTGAAGAATCATCCAGTCAGTCGCAGAACCAGATGCTGGTCTGCTGCACAAGAAACAATATCGACAAACAGGGGAATGCGATCCTGCAACTGATCGACAATCAGGTCGGAGGCGTCGCAATCGTACCAGCCAGTACGCCCCCCACTCCCGCCTATCAGATTCGTCAGTTGCAGAAAGCGGGTATTCCCGTCGTCCTGTGCCACCGCCCTGTTGAGGGGATTACGGCACCGTTACTGGGACTTCCGTTTGAACAGATTGGCGGAATGGCGGGAGAAGCGTTAGTCAAGCAGGGGCATCGACGCGTCTCCTTTTTCGCACCACACTGCACACAGACAACCGATCTTTACCTGGAAGGTTTTCGCAAAGCACTTGCCAACGTGGATTGTGAGCTGCCAGCCGATCACTGCTACTTCGGTACCGACGGGACCATTGACATGCAGGAACTTGACAATGAAATCGAAGCGGCACTGAAACGCATATTAAGTCAGCCTGATCGCCCTACAGCCATCTTCACCAGCTTCGATTCGATGGCGGAACGCATTTACCTGCATCTGACAAAAATGGGACTGCGGATGCCGGACGACATTTCCCTGATTGGTGTGGGCGACCAGATTCGACACAGCGTACTGCAGCAGCAGATCGCTTCAGTCACCGTCAACGAAACGCAGCTGGGACATCGCGCAGTGCAATTGTTAAACCAGATGCGCAGCGGCGAACTTCCGATTGAAACCCCCGAGACCAGCATCATGCCGGCAGAAGTCTATACGGGCATGACACTGGGACCGGTACCGGAAATGATAAAACCACCGAACCAGGAAACACTGAATCAGAGAATACAGTCTATTGAAACCTGAAATCATATTTTTTAATTCCAGCGCTGCCAGGCTTTGGTACGTCTGATCTCGCGCCACTCCCCGGGCGGGCCTGTGCAGTCAATTTAAACTGTTTGAGAGGGACCAAAGATGAAACATTCCATCTTTAAGAATCGCGGATTCACGCTCATCGAACTCCTGGTTGTGATCGCCATTATTGCGATCCTGATTGCACTGCTATTGCCTGCGGTTCAACAAGCCAGGGAAGCTGCCCGCAGGAGCCAGTGTAAAAACAATCTGAAACAGCTGGGACTGGCCACTCACAACTACCATGACAGCCACAATGTATTTCCCATCAGTCACGGCGACACCGGAAATTCGTTTGGCTGGCGGGCCATGATTCTGCCTTACGTAGACCAGGCTCCCCTGTATAACAAGATCAACTTCAATGGAAATATTGTCGACGCCGGCAACCTGGAAGTCGCACAGACCCCCCTGGGCCTCTTTCACTGCCCCAGTGATCCATCGGCGAACAATGTGAGTGGCGGAAATCAGGTCTGGTCGAACTGGTGTTTTCCGGCCAGCTGTCCTGCTGCTTCGCGTAATAATATTGCCGTAACCACTTACAAAGGAGTGGATGGTCGCGCGTATGACCAGTCACTGACTGCATCCCCGATGCCGCATGGCATGTTTGACCGCCGGATGGGACTGCAGGCCAGTGGAGGTGGAAACAGTCTGATTACACCAAACCGGACGATGAAGATGCGCGATGTCCTCGATGGCACGTCGAACGTACTGTTTGTGGGTGAGAATTCTCCCGGATTCCATGCCTGGTCATCCTGGGCTGCCTGGCATTCTCCGATGACGACTGCCTTTCCCATCAACCACCCGTTTGCCGTCTGGGGAGATGCGCAGACTCGAATCAGTTCCGGCGCCCACGGCTGGATCGACGGCTTCGCTGCATCCAGCTACCACGAAGGGGGCGCTCATTTCCTGATGGTGGATGGCAGCGTGCACTTCTTCAGTGAAAACATGGATTTTCTCACCTACCAGCAGTTGGGACACCCGATGGATGGTCTGCCCGTGGGTGGTTTCACGTATTGAATGACGACTTAATATGACACCTGAAAATTCTCAGTCATTCCAAGCGGGAGCGAAAAATGCTGATCACTAACAATTCTGGTCGAACGGGAATCCTGTTACTCCTTGTTCTCTGGTGCAGCGGTTGTGGCGGCGGACTGGATGAAGATCTGCCGGAAACGGTTGCCGTGAATGGAGTCGTAACTTACCAGGGAAAGCCAGTGCCCGATGCATCGATCATGTTTTATCCCCTGCAGGGACGAAAACCGGCAACGGGACGAACGGATCCCCAGGGTAAATTTACTTTGCGTACTTTTGAGAACGCTGACGGTGCCATTCCCGGCGCACACCAGGTGACCGTGAATGCCTATGAGTCAACACCCGAAGGGGTCTCGATGAAAAGCGCCATTCCGATCAAATACAGCAGTCCGACGACGACACCACTCAAGATCACGGTGTCGGAATCGAACCCGGAAATCAAACTGGAACTGACCGACTGACTTCGAGACGATCCGCATTACTCAGTCCGGGTTGCCAGTTTGTCTGGCCGGATCACCGATCTTCAAAGGCCGATTCACCAGTGATACCAGCACAAAACTGAGCATCATCAGCAGATACCAGGCCACCAGTTTCGAAAGCGAAACCAGTTGCCAGTGGTGTTTCTGCATAGGGTAGATCCAGACATTGGCGTACGTCGCCAGGTTTTCCGCAAACCAGATAAACAATGCGACCAGCAGCCAGCCCACCACCAGCGGCATGCGTCGATGGACCCGGTTCATTTTGAAATAGATCATCACCCGGCCAAACATCAACAGGCTGGCGGCAATGAGGGCCCAGCGAATATCCAGTACATAGTGATGCGTAAAAAAGTTGGCATAAATCAGCGTCACGAGTACGACCGTGCTCCAGTAGGGCGGATAACTGGAATAGCCGAAATCAAAGATCCGCCAGACCCGGGCAATATAACTGCCGACCGCGCTGTACATGAAGCCGGCAAACAGGGGCACATTGCCGATTCCGATCTCAAATGGTTCCGGATATTGCCAGGAACGAATGCCATCCGAGGTTTTGAACAGCTCCATCACGGTTGCGACAATATGAAAGACCAGAATCACGACCGCTTCGCGCGGAGATTCCAGCCGGAAACAGAGCAGGAAGACCTGAAAAGCGACCGCCGCCAGAAACAGAAAGTCGTAGCGATACAGAAAATCGATTGGATACCAGAAGCGGGTGATAATCATCAGCGCCAGCAGAAACCCGCCGAAGATACAGGCGGACGCCTGCTTGATACCGAATAGCCAGAATTCATGGAGGAAGGTTTTCAGGAGATTCAATCCATTGCCTGTGGGAGAACTGAAGAACTGCTATTGAGAAGCCGATTGTACTGCAACAGCGGTAAAGTCTCCATAAAAAAAGGGAGCAGACACATTGCCTGCTCCCTGTTCGGAACCTGGAATGGCTCCAAGCCATCCCACGCACACTTCCGTTACTCAGCACTGACAGCAGCGATCTGCGGTGCCAGTTGCATATCAAGCGGATTCGATGCGGCACCATCGCCTCGCACGATCACGAAGGTTGCATCTGCTGCGTCCAGCAGCGGCAGTTCGGGCAGTTGGATGCGAACACCCAGGTCGTACCAGCCATGGATCTCCGCTTCGAAGTTCATGCCATTCAGAGACATCAGGACTTTACCCGGTTCCGGCCCCAGGCCTTCACCAGCCAGATTGACCATACCACCACTGAAGACAACATCGGAATCAGCAGAGAACAGAGCCGGATCGACGGGCAGCACATCAACACGAGCTACGACCGCACCATTGTTCTCTTCGAAGGCTTCCGGAATTTCCCGGTGTGAATCGATCAGCACATGCAGTTGTTCGAAGGGCACCTGATTTCCTTCTTCATCTAAAGAGAGAGTACTGGCAGCAAAGGGCAGACGAATATCGACTGACTGAATCTGTCCTGCAGGGATATTATCGACGCGTGTTCCTGCTTCAGGCACTCCGGCGACTGCTTCGCGTGAATTAGACGCCAGCAGCATGACATTGAAGGGTTGGTTGATATCAACCACACTGTTGTTGCGGAACCAGACGCGGAAACGAGGTCCCAGTTCTTCTTCAGGATGACCTGAGTCAACAAAGCGGACTGCCAGCATCTGCAGATCGAGCCCACTGTCAATTACGATTGGTTCAATATCGACCCAGGTACCACAGGTCACGATGGGGAGTGGCTGCCAGACAGGACAGTCATACCAGACCCAGGGAACACAAGGATCACAGATGATGGGACGACAGATCAGTGGACGAGGATCACAGATGGGGTGACACCAGTCCCACCAGCACCAGTCAACCCAGGCAGACCAGTGAGGGCTCCAGCAGTAGCTGGGATACATGCCAGGTCCGGCGTACCAGCAACCAAAGTGAGTGTGAGTGAAAGAATTTGCCATATTGCCGAACAACGTTCGATTTCTCCAGCCACCATGCTTGAGCAGGTTTTGATTCAGATGCAACTGACGGGCGACATCGCCTTTCTTGTGCAGTTCGAACTGCTTTTTCAGTTTCCACTGTTTGTTGTTCTTACTGTTAATCAGAGCGTTAAATTTTCCGGCCTGCAACTGTTTATCCAGATTCAGTTTGAGCGGTTTGATGCTATGGTTTTTGAAAAGATCTTTATCCAAAGGCACGCCATTTTTACCGAGCCATTTCTTGGAAGGACCATACTTTTTGCCTTTGGAAAAATCTTTGTGACCAGGCAGATCAATACCCTTGGGTAGTTTGCCGATCTGGTTTGGTTTTTTACCGGGCTTCTGAATATTATTTCCAGGTTTGAATACATTGTTACCTTTACCAGGCTTCGGATCGAATTTTCCTTTTCCTGGTTTAAAGACGTTGTTACCTTTACCGGGCTTTGATGGTCTTGTGACCTTGCCAGGTTTCGGCACAAACTTACCGGGATCGACTTTCCGATCAGGAATCTTCAGGTTCGGGATTTTACGATCAGGTACTTTTCGTCCGGGAATCTTGCGATCCGGAATTTTTCTGTCTGGTTTTTTGTACTCGGGAATTTTGAGATTGGGTACTTTACGATCGGGAATCCGTGGATTTAGATTTTTTGTATCCAGCTTAATGCCGTTCTGTTTTCCGAACTGCGGCATTTTGAAGTCAGGTCGCTTTGTGGGAGGAGCGACTTTGAATGACTTCGAAGGTCGACTGCTCCCTTTGTCAATCACTTTGGGACTGAATTTTCCTGAAAAGTTTTTGACACTTTTTCCAGAAGGCTGTGACAGTCTCTTCGAGATCGAAGAAGATTTTGGTTGTGTA is from Gimesia maris and encodes:
- a CDS encoding glycine cleavage system protein H, with the protein product MPDDLVFMMGNFEARIPQDRVYSKSHLWFQQTADHWRVGFTAYSVRLLQDVYFLDWFIDPFTNVQEKQKIGEIESSKALSDLYVPASGRILEFNGELLNDPSAINQADNYDKGWLFEMESDAQWLTPTEYLQVLDDGWEQTQRIIKGQLN
- a CDS encoding GntR family transcriptional regulator, whose amino-acid sequence is MLSASELLESTSLPDGRESNSSRAKYERIQDHLKKQILEGSLPPGTALPSEQQLATLFESARSTIRQAMGMLEREGLVSRVQGKGTFVHENARQRLASGLDILALVIPEVLSGYYPSLQHSFEESSSQSQNQMLVCCTRNNIDKQGNAILQLIDNQVGGVAIVPASTPPTPAYQIRQLQKAGIPVVLCHRPVEGITAPLLGLPFEQIGGMAGEALVKQGHRRVSFFAPHCTQTTDLYLEGFRKALANVDCELPADHCYFGTDGTIDMQELDNEIEAALKRILSQPDRPTAIFTSFDSMAERIYLHLTKMGLRMPDDISLIGVGDQIRHSVLQQQIASVTVNETQLGHRAVQLLNQMRSGELPIETPETSIMPAEVYTGMTLGPVPEMIKPPNQETLNQRIQSIET
- a CDS encoding DUF1559 domain-containing protein; its protein translation is MKHSIFKNRGFTLIELLVVIAIIAILIALLLPAVQQAREAARRSQCKNNLKQLGLATHNYHDSHNVFPISHGDTGNSFGWRAMILPYVDQAPLYNKINFNGNIVDAGNLEVAQTPLGLFHCPSDPSANNVSGGNQVWSNWCFPASCPAASRNNIAVTTYKGVDGRAYDQSLTASPMPHGMFDRRMGLQASGGGNSLITPNRTMKMRDVLDGTSNVLFVGENSPGFHAWSSWAAWHSPMTTAFPINHPFAVWGDAQTRISSGAHGWIDGFAASSYHEGGAHFLMVDGSVHFFSENMDFLTYQQLGHPMDGLPVGGFTY
- a CDS encoding carboxypeptidase-like regulatory domain-containing protein encodes the protein MLITNNSGRTGILLLLVLWCSGCGGGLDEDLPETVAVNGVVTYQGKPVPDASIMFYPLQGRKPATGRTDPQGKFTLRTFENADGAIPGAHQVTVNAYESTPEGVSMKSAIPIKYSSPTTTPLKITVSESNPEIKLELTD
- a CDS encoding DUF817 domain-containing protein is translated as MNLLKTFLHEFWLFGIKQASACIFGGFLLALMIITRFWYPIDFLYRYDFLFLAAVAFQVFLLCFRLESPREAVVILVFHIVATVMELFKTSDGIRSWQYPEPFEIGIGNVPLFAGFMYSAVGSYIARVWRIFDFGYSSYPPYWSTVVLVTLIYANFFTHHYVLDIRWALIAASLLMFGRVMIYFKMNRVHRRMPLVVGWLLVALFIWFAENLATYANVWIYPMQKHHWQLVSLSKLVAWYLLMMLSFVLVSLVNRPLKIGDPARQTGNPD